The sequence GTGATGCGGACAGACCGTCCAGCACAACGAAATCGGAAACCAAGTCGCAGAGCGAGGGCAGATCTCATGAAAGCAATGGTCATCAACAACTATGGCGAGGATGCAACTTTTGAGGCGGCGGAGGTCGAGAAGCCGAGTGTGAAAGCCGGGCATGTGCTGGTCAAGATCGCGGCTTCAAGCGTCAATACGGTCGACACCATGATTCGCACGATGGGCAAAGAACTGCCACTCTCGCCTGATCCGCCTGCAATCCTGGGGATGGACTTTGCCGGCACTATTGAGGCGGTCGGCGAGGGAGTCACGAACTATGCCGTTGGGGACGAAGTCTACGGCTGCGCGGGCGGCCTGGCCGACTTGCCTGGTATGCTGGCCGAGTATGCCGTGGTCGACAGCAATCTGATTGCCCGGAAGCCGAAGAGTCTTTCCATGCGGGAAGCTGCTGCTCTGCCTCTGGTTGCCATCACCGCTTATGAGGGGCTGACTCGAGCTGGTATTCAGGCCGGACAGAAGGTCCTCGTACACGGCGGGTCAGGCGGCGTGGGGCATGTTGCTCTTCAGCTGGCGAAGTACTTTGGTGCCGACGTTTATTCGACGGGCGGCGGTGAACCGCAACTGCAGTTGATCAGAGAACTCGGCGCGACCGGCATCAACTACAAAACCGAATCGGTGGAAGACTACGTCGCCAGACACACTGAGGGAGCCGGTTTCGAGATTGTTTTCGACTCAGTTGGCGGGGCCAACCTCACGAACTCCTTTGAAGCCGCAGCACTCAACGGACAAATTGCGACAACCGTTTCCATGTGCGAACTCGATCTGAATCCGGCACACTTCAAGGGGCTCTCGCTCCACGTCGTCTTCATGCTGATTCCGATGCTGCATAACTTCCGACGGGAAGACCACGCGAAGATCCTCACGCGGCTTGCCGAAATCGTTGACGACGGAGGACTGAAGCCTGTCCTCGATGAGAACCACTATTCTCTGGAACAGGCGGGCGACGCCCACGCGCGACTGGAAAGCGGTCGGGCAATGGGAAAGGTCGTCATCGACCACTCGCCGTCTCTGTAAGCCGGTTGAACTCTGGCCGGGATCAGTCGCTCTTCTGTGTGTCCGAACCAGATTGAGCGGGGGATTGAATACAGATGATCTCCTTCATCGTATGCGCAAAGAGACGATCTCCGGCGCAGGTCACGGTTGCCAGCGTCCACGTTTCGCCGCCGGGACCGAGATCGTTGATGGCGACGAGAGCGGCAGGCGAGAGTAACTTCACCGTGGTATCGATGACATAGACCGTCCCGGTCACGACCGGCAGAAACAGGTATCGACCAACACGCGTCGGGCTTGCCGCCGAGATGTGTCCCCAACCGGTTCCGGTATGACCGTGATCTCCCACGGCAAAGCCGCCGGCATTGCGTGGGAGATTGCCGGCGTGGCCCCGTCCCCAGAGCCAGACATCATTTTCACGGGAGTTTTCGTCGGGCATCAACTGGGCAGGCAACTCGAGATACTCGACCTGGCCGGTTTCGACGTGCACACGTCCGAGGTAGCGGACGTTGTGCGGTAGAAACCAGTGCCAGTCCCCGATCACGATATTGGCCTGATTCGTATTGGGGTGTCCTTTGCCCGCTTTCACGGCGACATCGGTCTGCCGGGACCAGTCTTCGGCACTGGCATTCCACTTCCAGACTGTGGCTCCGGTGTAGAGAGGCTGTTCTCGCAAGAGTGTTCCTGTAGCGGTATCGAGAACGATGTGGTGTCCACGGCGGAAACCGAAGACGTACTCTGTGTTCCAGTGGCTGGCGAATGAGGGATCGTATCCGCGCAGCTCGGTACTCCAGAGCGTTCTGCCTCTGCCCGCGATCCCCAGTAGAGAGACAACAGGATCTGATCAATGGGAATACCAAAATCAACGGCCGGATGGTTTACCCTGATGACCGTTCTGGTGGGCTTTGCGACCTTCGGCGTGATCGCTCTGTTAATCAATATTTTTGAGCGGAAGCAGGAGGCACGCTCGCCGATCGTCCGCGTTGTGGATGTGACTGAGATCAGCACGGATCCGGAGCCGTGGGGGCTGAACTACCCCGTGCAATATGAAACCTATCTACGGACGGCGGATTCGGAATACACCGACTATGGCGGCAATCACGCGTTGCCTCCCAGCAAACTGGAAGAGCAGCCGTGGCTGAAACGACTCTATGCCGGTTACGCGTTCAGCATCGACTATCGTGAGGCTCGTGGTCACGCCTTCATGCTCAGCGATCAGGAGGTTACAAAGCGGGTGACCGAAGTCCAGCAGGCGGGGGCGTGTCGCTCCCATTCGCGAGTTGCAGCGAAAGGCGATGTGGAGGCTTGACTATATCAGCAGTGAAAACTCGAAAGGGTTTCATGCCGATCAGGAATCGGCCCGAATTCTCGCCGAGTCGATCGATTACAGTCGGCAGGCCGCGACGCAGGCGGCTCGCGCGATTGCCGCAGGATCGGACTGATTATTGTAGAAACGGCTGAGAAACCTCCCACGCATGTTGACGTTCTCTGTCGTTTCCGGTGATTATGCGGGAGACAATCAGCGGCCTGGTCAGGTGAATGGGATCGAGAGCATGAGACGCACTGTTCTGAACGCAATGTTCCTCACGGTCATTGGTCTTCTGGGGGCGTTTCCCGTACTGGGAGCCGAAGTTGCAGGCCGTCCGAATATTGTGTTTCTGATGTCCGATGACCAGTGCTGTTACAGTCTCGGCTGCTACGGCAACGCCGATGTTGAAACGCCGAAGATCGACCAGCTGGCTGCGGACGGGCTTGTCTTCGACAACCATTACGACACGACCGCGATCTGCATGGCGAGCCGTGCGAACGTGATGACGGGAATGCTCGAATACAAGACAGGCTGCAATTTCGAGCATGGCCCGCTCACGCAGGAGAAGTGGGAGAAGTCGTACCCGATGCTGTTGCGAGCCGCCGGGTATCAAACAGCTTTTGCGGGCAAGTTTGGCTTCGAGGTCGTCGATTCTCCAACCTCGAAAGATCGTCGGCTTCCCGAAGGCGATTTCGATCGCTGGGGCGGCGGGCCGGGACAGACGTTTTACGAAACCCGCAAGAACAAATCGATGGTCGAATATGCCGACGAGTACCCGCACTCCACTTTGTCGTACGGAGCGTTCGGACGGGACTTCGTCAGAGACGCCGCCGCTGAAGACAGACCGTTCTGCCTGTCAATCAGCTTCAAGGCCCCGCATAAGCCCGCGACGCCGGATCCGAAATTTAATGCGATCTACGAAGGTCAAGTATTTCAGAAGCCGGACAACTATGGACGGGAGCACGGCCTCCATTTTTCAGAGCAGAGCCGGCGGGGACGCCAGTATGAACGCTTTCATTCGTGGAACTATTCCGACCGGTACGACGAGGTGATGGCGGTTTATCATCAGCAGGTTTACGCGATCGATGTCGCCGTGGGGATGATTCGAGAGGCAATCGAACAAGCCGGCGTTCGCGATAACACTGTGATCATTTTCACATCCGACAATGGGTTCCTCTGCGGTTCCCACGGGTATGGCTCAAAGGTGCTTCCGTATGAAGAGTCGTCCCGCGTGCCGTTGATTATCTACGATCCGCGGCATCGCAACAGCGGACGACAGCTCCGAACGGACGCCCTGACGGGCAATATCGACTTTGCTCCGACCATGTGCGCTCTGGCAGGCATCGAGTGCCCAGCCGAGATGGACGGGCGGAATCTGATGGCGGTCTACGACAACCCGCAGGCGACAATTCACGAGTCGCTACCGCTCATCAATGTCTGGGGACCGGCTGCGGTGCATTCGCTGGCGGTTGTCACGCGAGACTGGAAGTATATTTTCTGGCCGCATGCAGCTGACGGGATGTCGCCGACCGAAGAATTGTACAACACCGCGGAAGATCCACTGGAGTTGACGAATCTGGCGAAAGACAGTCAGTCGCGTTCCCAGTTGCAGGAGATGCGGGCTCTGTACGACGAAGAAGTGCGGAGATGGCGGGAGAATGCTGTGGACTACAACGACTATGAGAAGTACGGGGTCATCTTCGATCGCGCGGTCTCATGGTCCGAGAAGGCCACCTTGTTGAAGAACAGTCGCCGCAGGGAATGAACTTCTTCCGATCCATCAGATCAGCCTTTCGCTATCGCGGCGTCAGGCCGATGCCGGGGGCTTCAGTAACGATCTGATCCCTTGAGGCCGGAACGATCAGCCGTGCAGAGAGTGCTATCGATCTGCTGCGACGGCCGGGAATTGCTGTGCTTCGTCGGGGCCGGGATTGGCGTAGGCGGGATCTTTGGCACGGATGAAGACTTCGCCGTCGTCGAGGAGACGGACATCGAGCGGGACGATCGTGACCCCTTGCTCATTGATGGTCTGCGCGTTCTCACTCAGATCCCGGTTCGCGATTCCTTTCCGGGAAAGGGGCGGTACGTTGGCATTGAAGAACGCCGTGCACCACCATTGCCCGTCCTTGTCGGTGAAGGGCGTTCCGTGACCGAGGAAGCGGCCGGCGAATTTACGAGGGCCATACGGCCCGGTGATCTGATCAGCGACGCAGTAGTAGAGATTGTAGGAGCCTTTGCGGCCTTCATCGGTCGACCAGGCCGTTCCCATGTGAACGTACTTGCCGCCGACCTTGATCATCGTGGCTCCCTCGTGGCCGATTCGGTTGATCGGCGTGCCATCGGGACCAGAGCGGAAACCGGCTGGATCAATCCGAACAGGCTCTGCGGTGTATGAGGTGAGATCCTCGCTGAGTGGAGCGACCAGCGTGTTCCCCCAAAGGAGGTAGCGTGTGCCATTGTCGTCGGTGAACAGCGAAGGATCGTGCCGCGGGCCCAGGTCGCCTTTCATCGGATGGGTCCACGGACCGGCCAGTTCGCGGCCTTCCGTCGTCGCGAGACTGGAATGCGTTTTCGGGCAGTGGACCAGAGCCCAGCGATCGCCCAGCCAGTGGAGTTCCGGCGCCCAGATCAGTCGTCGTGGATTCTTGCCCTCGTGGCGAGACTTCCAGGTGTCAGCGACGGTGAAGATCGGGCCGAGATCCTCCCAGTTCACAAGATCGTCACTTCGCCAGACCCGGACCTGATCGCCGACGATGCTCTCGTCTCCCAGGCCGATGTTGTAGG is a genomic window of Rubinisphaera margarita containing:
- a CDS encoding zinc-dependent alcohol dehydrogenase family protein, encoding MKAMVINNYGEDATFEAAEVEKPSVKAGHVLVKIAASSVNTVDTMIRTMGKELPLSPDPPAILGMDFAGTIEAVGEGVTNYAVGDEVYGCAGGLADLPGMLAEYAVVDSNLIARKPKSLSMREAAALPLVAITAYEGLTRAGIQAGQKVLVHGGSGGVGHVALQLAKYFGADVYSTGGGEPQLQLIRELGATGINYKTESVEDYVARHTEGAGFEIVFDSVGGANLTNSFEAAALNGQIATTVSMCELDLNPAHFKGLSLHVVFMLIPMLHNFRREDHAKILTRLAEIVDDGGLKPVLDENHYSLEQAGDAHARLESGRAMGKVVIDHSPSL
- a CDS encoding ammonia-forming cytochrome c nitrite reductase subunit c552, encoding MWRLDYISSENSKGFHADQESARILAESIDYSRQAATQAARAIAAGSD
- a CDS encoding sulfatase family protein; the protein is MRRTVLNAMFLTVIGLLGAFPVLGAEVAGRPNIVFLMSDDQCCYSLGCYGNADVETPKIDQLAADGLVFDNHYDTTAICMASRANVMTGMLEYKTGCNFEHGPLTQEKWEKSYPMLLRAAGYQTAFAGKFGFEVVDSPTSKDRRLPEGDFDRWGGGPGQTFYETRKNKSMVEYADEYPHSTLSYGAFGRDFVRDAAAEDRPFCLSISFKAPHKPATPDPKFNAIYEGQVFQKPDNYGREHGLHFSEQSRRGRQYERFHSWNYSDRYDEVMAVYHQQVYAIDVAVGMIREAIEQAGVRDNTVIIFTSDNGFLCGSHGYGSKVLPYEESSRVPLIIYDPRHRNSGRQLRTDALTGNIDFAPTMCALAGIECPAEMDGRNLMAVYDNPQATIHESLPLINVWGPAAVHSLAVVTRDWKYIFWPHAADGMSPTEELYNTAEDPLELTNLAKDSQSRSQLQEMRALYDEEVRRWRENAVDYNDYEKYGVIFDRAVSWSEKATLLKNSRRRE